One Microtus pennsylvanicus isolate mMicPen1 chromosome 3, mMicPen1.hap1, whole genome shotgun sequence DNA window includes the following coding sequences:
- the Rpp25l gene encoding ribonuclease P protein subunit p25-like protein, giving the protein MEHYRRAGSVELPASSPIPQLPPDTLEMRVRDGSKIRNLLGLALGRLEGGSTRHVVFSGSGRAAGKAVSCAEIVKRRVPGLHQLTKLRFLQTEDSWVPTSPDTGLDPLTVRRHVPAVWVLLSRDPLDPSECGYQPPGAPPGLGSIPSSSCGPRPRRRARDTRS; this is encoded by the coding sequence ATGGAACATTACCGGAGGGCTGGCTCTGTCGAGCTGCCGGCATCCTCCCCGATACCCCAGCTACCTCCCGACACCCTGGAAATGCGAGTCCGAGATGGAAGCAAAATCCGAAATCTGCTCGGACTGGCGCTGGGTCGGCTGGAGGGGGGAAGCACAAGGCACGTGGTGTTCTCAGGCTCCGGCCGAGCTGCGGGAAAGGCCGTCAGCTGTGCGGAGATTGTTAAACGGCGGGTTCCCGGCCTGCACCAACTCACCAAGCTTCGCTTCCTGCAGACTGAGGACAGCTGGGTCCCAACCTCACCAGACACGGGCCTAGACCCGCTTACAGTTCGACGCCATGTGCCGGCAGTGTGGGTGCTGCTCAGTCGGGACCCTTTGGACCCCAGTGAATGTGGCTACCAACCTCCGGGAGCACCCCCCGGCCTGGGCTCCATACCTAGTTCCAGCTGTGGTCCCAGACCCCGAAGAAGGGCTCGGGACACCCGGTCCTGA